The stretch of DNA AGATGCCCATGGAGCTGAATATCGCCGGAGATCAGCCACTTTTCCAATTGCAAGCGCCGAGAAGAAGTACAACTCACGAGTCGCATCCCTCAGCGGCATGCTTTGATGCAGGTTCGCCATCTAAGCACAGGCCAAAAATTCCGAAGAAGGCGAAGAACTTGAAGAGCTTGTCAGAACTGGAGAATTATGAGTTAAAAGGGTTTGCTGACTTGGGTTTTATGTTCCACAAGGAGATATTGAGTCCGCAGCTCATTAACATCCTACCTGGCCTTCAGAGGCTCAAGGCCAAGTGTGGAGACACTGAAGAAACGAGGGAAGTGGACGAGGGACATGTTAAAAGGCCTTATTTATCCGAGGCTTGGTCCACTAGAAGAGCTGATTCTCCGCCGCTTGATCCGC from Ananas comosus cultivar F153 linkage group 18, ASM154086v1, whole genome shotgun sequence encodes:
- the LOC109723868 gene encoding uncharacterized protein LOC109723868, which codes for MAENFSYNFQDSMDKLWFHQNILFWEPSGINFQSLVRSTKAAAASPTLLSNKSSSTENGPVHKEKMPMELNIAGDQPLFQLQAPRRSTTHESHPSAACFDAGSPSKHRPKIPKKAKNLKSLSELENYELKGFADLGFMFHKEILSPQLINILPGLQRLKAKCGDTEETREVDEGHVKRPYLSEAWSTRRADSPPLDPQILFKPQQAEMQNHLRFWARNVASMIRHDHDAY